From Streptomyces chrestomyceticus JCM 4735, one genomic window encodes:
- a CDS encoding SDR family NAD(P)-dependent oxidoreductase produces MNSQRPKVAVITGASQGIGARLVNAYRRLGYAVVATSRTIPAAEEPDVHTVRGDIADPATAERVLDAGVRRFGRIDTLVNNAGLFLAKPFTDYTRAEFDSVVGVNVAGFFHVTRLAVPHMLAVGGGHIVTITSSLVDNADARVPSVLTSLTKGGLQSATKSLAIEYATRGIRVNAVSPGVVRTPMHSEEDHAALGGLLPVGRMGEPADIVDAVIYLENAPFVTGEILHVDGGQSAGHRA; encoded by the coding sequence ATGAACTCTCAGCGCCCGAAAGTCGCTGTCATCACCGGTGCCTCTCAGGGCATCGGCGCCCGTCTGGTGAACGCCTACCGCAGGCTCGGTTACGCCGTCGTGGCTACGTCACGCACGATCCCGGCGGCGGAAGAGCCGGATGTCCACACCGTTCGAGGTGACATCGCGGACCCCGCTACCGCCGAACGCGTCCTCGACGCGGGAGTGCGGCGGTTCGGCCGTATCGACACTCTGGTCAACAACGCGGGGCTCTTCCTCGCCAAGCCCTTCACCGACTACACCCGGGCGGAGTTCGACTCGGTGGTCGGTGTGAACGTGGCCGGTTTCTTCCACGTCACCCGACTGGCTGTCCCGCACATGCTTGCGGTGGGCGGCGGCCACATCGTCACCATCACCTCCAGTCTGGTCGACAACGCCGACGCGCGTGTGCCATCGGTACTGACCTCGCTGACCAAAGGCGGCCTGCAATCCGCCACCAAGTCCCTGGCCATCGAGTACGCCACGCGGGGCATCCGCGTCAACGCCGTCTCGCCGGGCGTCGTCAGGACGCCCATGCACTCCGAGGAGGATCATGCGGCCCTCGGCGGTCTGCTCCCGGTCGGCCGGATGGGCGAGCCGGCCGACATCGTCGACGCGGTGATCTACCTGGAGAACGCGCCGTTCGTCACGGGCGAGATTCTCCATGTCGATGGCGGCCAGAGCGCCGGTCATCGTGCTTGA
- a CDS encoding GMC oxidoreductase → MRLLREIGTAPALAPWRGFEAFPGPGKANDEAVRAYLCRTLASYCHPVGTCRTGEAPLPVVGPGLRVHGILLRTHRQRQSSGRKPT, encoded by the coding sequence GTGCGGCTCCTCCGGGAGATCGGTACGGCCCCGGCCCTCGCCCCCTGGCGCGGCTTTGAGGCGTTCCCCGGGCCGGGCAAGGCGAACGACGAGGCGGTACGCGCGTATCTGTGCCGGACACTGGCCTCCTACTGCCACCCGGTGGGAACCTGCCGGACGGGCGAGGCCCCGCTCCCGGTCGTCGGTCCCGGCCTTCGCGTCCACGGGATCCTGCTGCGCACTCACCGCCAGCGGCAGAGTTCAGGGAGGAAGCCGACATGA
- a CDS encoding helix-turn-helix domain-containing protein, with amino-acid sequence MRSTAHQPAAAAGWDVARPPGPGRTAGVRIAGFRDRSAGPVEGPLFPHPAVTLVVAFGEGSLVVADAGGRHQGGSFVAGLVTGAAGMRGEKVMCLEVRLSPVVARAVLGVCPAELEGAVVALDDVWGRDAARLREQLGGATSWQERFALAEASLARRSKTGPSVDPEVARAWDRIAVSHGRIRVEELAAEVGWSRKRLWSRFGSQIGLPPKRAARLVRFDHAVHRLAVGESPARVAAEGGYVDQSHLHRDVMAFTGVTPSTVAGKPWLAADDLAWAQHGVSDVD; translated from the coding sequence ATGCGATCCACCGCACACCAGCCTGCGGCCGCGGCCGGGTGGGACGTCGCGCGGCCGCCGGGGCCCGGCCGGACAGCCGGTGTCCGCATCGCCGGGTTCCGCGATCGCAGCGCGGGCCCGGTCGAGGGGCCGTTGTTCCCGCACCCCGCCGTCACGCTGGTGGTCGCGTTCGGCGAGGGCTCGCTCGTCGTGGCCGATGCCGGTGGCCGGCACCAGGGGGGAAGTTTCGTTGCCGGGCTGGTGACCGGCGCAGCGGGGATGCGGGGCGAGAAGGTCATGTGCTTGGAGGTGCGCCTGTCCCCGGTGGTCGCACGCGCCGTCCTGGGCGTCTGCCCAGCGGAGCTGGAGGGTGCCGTGGTCGCCCTCGATGACGTGTGGGGGCGGGACGCGGCACGGCTCCGGGAGCAGCTCGGCGGTGCCACGTCGTGGCAGGAACGTTTCGCGCTGGCGGAGGCGTCGCTCGCCCGCCGGAGCAAGACGGGACCGTCGGTGGACCCGGAGGTGGCCCGGGCCTGGGACCGGATCGCCGTCAGCCACGGCCGGATCCGGGTCGAGGAGTTGGCGGCCGAGGTCGGGTGGAGCCGCAAGCGCCTGTGGTCCCGGTTCGGGTCGCAGATCGGCCTTCCTCCCAAGCGCGCCGCGCGGCTGGTCCGCTTCGACCATGCCGTCCATCGCCTGGCCGTGGGGGAGAGCCCGGCCCGGGTCGCGGCGGAGGGAGGTTACGTCGACCAGTCCCATCTGCACCGGGACGTCATGGCGTTCACCGGGGTGACGCCGTCAACCGTGGCCGGGAAGCCGTGGCTGGCTGCGGACGACCTCGCGTGGGCACAGCACGGCGTCAGCGACGTGGACTGA
- a CDS encoding nuclear transport factor 2 family protein, with translation MNRSLIEDAFQALASSDPGRISAVFTEDAQWLSPPGNATVVALKLIDHTLDVTHHMVGRKAIVRFWAEDFPRLFVGDLDVTFHTSHADGQRGIAEATVTATLANGNHYVNDYCFVFAFRNGLIHRVREYTDTARGHRMTFASVPP, from the coding sequence ATGAACCGCAGCCTGATCGAAGACGCTTTCCAGGCGCTCGCCAGCAGCGACCCCGGCCGGATCTCCGCGGTCTTCACCGAGGACGCCCAGTGGCTGTCGCCCCCGGGCAACGCCACGGTCGTCGCGCTCAAGTTGATCGACCACACGCTCGACGTGACCCACCACATGGTGGGCAGGAAGGCGATCGTGCGCTTCTGGGCCGAGGACTTCCCCCGCCTGTTCGTCGGTGACCTCGACGTCACCTTCCACACCTCCCACGCCGACGGTCAGCGAGGGATCGCGGAGGCGACCGTGACGGCGACGCTCGCCAACGGCAACCATTACGTCAACGACTACTGTTTCGTCTTCGCGTTCCGCAACGGGCTGATCCACCGCGTCCGCGAATACACGGACACCGCCCGCGGGCACCGCATGACCTTCGCCAGCGTTCCACCGTAG
- a CDS encoding keywimysin-related RiPP — MTYERPTLTKAGSFRKVTGVKNTGPKDVLGGKQLL, encoded by the coding sequence ATGACGTACGAGCGTCCCACACTGACCAAGGCCGGCAGCTTCCGGAAGGTGACGGGCGTCAAGAACACCGGTCCCAAGGATGTTCTCGGCGGCAAGCAGCTCCTCTGA
- a CDS encoding lasso peptide isopeptide bond-forming cyclase, with translation MEETLSLSALPNWFVVLPDTDAATAVAAKALAYASHSLRHASGRPWLVGRWAAEAAVVGGHGETRVAVIGEHSVTLREARRAAAAVATAASLTALDRHSTTWAGSFHLMASSGGRVRVQGGVVDLRRVFHAAAPSPASGRVSIASDRADVLAELVGAALDERRLALELLTLGVPHPLSGSPQWRGVHVQPGGHHLTLGIDGRARSARWWTPPAPEVSLAEGATRLREVLTAAVEVRVRGRDLVTADLGGLDSTAVCCAAARGDAQVVAYTAALHDELGDDVHWARRTVQALGSVEHHVVPAQDTALTFDGIDTLRDILDTPSMLTVDRNRRMHLVALAAARGSGLHLTGLGGDELLAGTPARLHDLMTAHPLVALRDVRGYAAKYQWPRRKVLRQLADRRSYRFWLARVARDLTEPAAASDEPLLDWSVPPRMPPWATPEAVAAARELLTDCLPDAEPRGSGHGEHRELAAMDGISQWTRHIGQMAAPLGITVAAPYYDDRVIEACLAVRTPDRITPWRYKPLIVEATRGIVPDSVRTRDTKANATFEEETGLRRHRARLLALCEASRLGRLGLVDVDVLREWCRRSLSAETESYLLHPTVACEVWLRSREMAPAPPGR, from the coding sequence GTGGAAGAGACCCTGTCCCTGTCGGCCCTGCCCAACTGGTTCGTCGTCCTGCCCGACACCGACGCGGCCACGGCGGTCGCCGCGAAGGCACTTGCCTACGCGTCGCACAGCCTGCGTCATGCGTCCGGCAGACCCTGGCTGGTGGGCCGGTGGGCGGCGGAGGCGGCCGTCGTCGGGGGGCACGGCGAGACCCGCGTCGCCGTGATCGGGGAACATTCCGTCACCCTCCGGGAAGCCCGGCGCGCCGCCGCCGCGGTGGCCACCGCGGCCTCGTTGACGGCGCTGGACCGGCACAGCACCACATGGGCCGGCAGCTTCCATCTCATGGCCAGCTCGGGCGGCCGGGTCCGGGTGCAGGGCGGCGTCGTCGACCTGCGGCGGGTGTTCCACGCCGCGGCCCCCTCCCCCGCGTCCGGCCGGGTGAGCATCGCCTCCGACCGGGCCGACGTGCTGGCCGAGTTGGTCGGTGCGGCGCTGGACGAACGACGGCTCGCCCTGGAGCTGCTCACCCTGGGCGTGCCCCACCCCTTGTCCGGATCACCGCAGTGGCGGGGAGTCCACGTCCAGCCCGGTGGTCACCACCTGACTCTCGGCATCGACGGACGGGCCCGGTCGGCCCGGTGGTGGACACCGCCCGCCCCCGAAGTCTCCCTGGCGGAGGGCGCCACACGCCTGCGCGAGGTGCTGACCGCCGCCGTCGAGGTGCGCGTGCGGGGACGCGACCTGGTGACGGCGGACCTGGGCGGGTTGGATTCGACCGCCGTGTGCTGCGCCGCGGCACGCGGGGACGCGCAGGTCGTCGCGTACACCGCGGCCCTCCACGACGAACTCGGTGACGACGTGCACTGGGCGCGGCGGACCGTCCAGGCCCTGGGGTCCGTCGAGCATCACGTCGTACCCGCCCAGGACACGGCCCTGACCTTCGACGGTATCGACACGCTCCGGGACATCCTAGATACGCCCAGCATGCTCACGGTCGACCGTAACCGCCGTATGCACCTCGTGGCCCTGGCCGCCGCCCGGGGCTCCGGCCTGCACCTGACCGGGCTGGGAGGCGACGAACTCCTGGCCGGTACTCCCGCCCGGCTGCACGACCTGATGACCGCCCACCCCCTCGTCGCCCTGCGGGACGTGCGCGGGTACGCCGCCAAGTACCAGTGGCCCCGGCGCAAGGTGCTGCGCCAACTCGCGGACCGCCGCTCCTACCGGTTCTGGCTCGCCCGGGTCGCCCGGGACCTGACCGAGCCTGCGGCCGCTTCGGACGAGCCGCTGCTCGACTGGTCCGTACCTCCCCGTATGCCGCCCTGGGCCACGCCCGAGGCCGTCGCGGCGGCGCGCGAGCTGCTGACTGACTGCCTGCCGGACGCCGAGCCACGGGGCAGCGGACATGGCGAACACCGGGAACTGGCCGCCATGGACGGGATTTCCCAGTGGACCCGGCACATCGGGCAGATGGCCGCGCCCCTCGGAATCACCGTGGCCGCCCCGTACTACGACGACCGCGTCATCGAAGCGTGCCTCGCGGTCCGTACACCGGACCGGATCACCCCGTGGCGCTACAAACCGCTGATCGTCGAGGCCACGCGCGGCATCGTGCCCGACTCCGTCCGCACCCGCGACACCAAGGCCAACGCCACGTTCGAGGAAGAGACCGGGCTGCGGCGCCACCGCGCCCGGCTGCTGGCGCTCTGCGAGGCATCCCGGCTGGGGCGGCTCGGCCTGGTCGACGTGGATGTCCTGCGGGAATGGTGCCGCCGCTCGCTGTCCGCGGAGACGGAGAGCTACCTGCTGCACCCGACCGTGGCCTGCGAAGTGTGGCTGCGCTCCCGCGAGATGGCACCGGCACCTCCCGGCCGCTGA
- a CDS encoding lasso peptide biosynthesis PqqD family chaperone has translation MYALKPGVLLTETEYGLALLDQKSAEYWTLNPTAAVVLQTLLDGHSVDRAVQTLTGRYEDVDTDLATQDVTRIIDDLRSAGLIAP, from the coding sequence ATGTACGCGCTGAAGCCCGGCGTTCTGCTGACCGAAACCGAATACGGTTTGGCGCTGCTCGACCAGAAGAGCGCCGAGTACTGGACCCTCAACCCCACAGCGGCCGTCGTCCTCCAGACGCTGCTGGACGGCCACAGCGTCGACCGGGCGGTGCAGACGCTGACCGGGCGTTACGAGGACGTCGACACCGATCTGGCCACCCAGGACGTCACCCGCATCATCGACGACCTGCGCTCCGCGGGCCTCATCGCACCGTAA
- a CDS encoding lasso peptide biosynthesis B2 protein, whose product MSAPEAVPYRPRSIPLPRRFTARVAVGCAHVLATLPPGRIRAVLGLLRRGARPATLAEAAHARQTVLAVSLAAGGGKGCLPRSLATVLLCRVHGQWPVWCVGVRARPPFAAHAWVEAEGELVGENVPASYFQRFFAVE is encoded by the coding sequence ATGTCGGCACCGGAAGCGGTCCCCTACCGCCCTCGCTCCATCCCCTTGCCCCGCCGCTTCACGGCCCGAGTGGCGGTGGGCTGCGCCCACGTACTGGCCACCCTGCCACCCGGCCGCATCCGCGCCGTCCTGGGCCTGCTGCGGCGCGGGGCGCGGCCCGCCACGCTCGCCGAGGCGGCACATGCCCGGCAGACGGTGCTCGCCGTGAGCCTGGCCGCGGGAGGCGGCAAAGGATGTCTGCCCCGATCCCTGGCCACGGTGCTGCTGTGCCGTGTGCACGGGCAGTGGCCCGTCTGGTGCGTGGGAGTCCGCGCGCGCCCTCCGTTCGCCGCGCACGCCTGGGTGGAGGCCGAGGGCGAACTCGTCGGTGAGAACGTACCGGCTTCCTACTTCCAGCGCTTCTTCGCCGTGGAGTGA
- a CDS encoding ABC transporter ATP-binding protein, with protein MTSAPPVETHRTAGPAHPPERPDGLSGPGPAWSGLRALVGHLRPQRGRMLAGVGLGLLGSLLGLAQPMVAKQVMDTIGQGRPAAGPVVLLSTLVTVGGLLAGLGHYVLDCSAESIVCTARRRLTHLLPRLRVPVLENTEPGDLIARVTSDTALLRRAAPQAVSAAVTGTLITAATVVMMGVLDAVLLAVTLIVIAFVGLVVLVVSPHIGRATRHTQEAVGRLGAGLERTLGALRTVKAAGAEHRETAALHHAAEYARRTGVRAAAWEAVSATLSAIVLQVCFLVVLGVGGARVASGAIGVSTLVAFLLYLFALTPRIGQLVEGVSQLQIGAAAAVRIREAETLEAEEAGAAEAGSAQPEGTERRGDEAAAAPRRPPAPHGQRACPATVAFEHVRFTYRPGLPPAHQHVSFALPAGGMTALVGPSGAGKTTVLALIERFYEPDTGRVLLDGRDVRQWPLGELRAAIGYVEQDTPVLAGTLRDNLTLGAADVTDDQVARVLRLARLDTVTDRLPHGLDTQVGHRGSRLSGGERQRVAIARALLRRPRLLLLDEATSQLDASNEAALRDTVTDIAHRTTVLVVAHRLSTVTTADRILVMEAGRVRALGTHSELLARDSLYAELASTQLIGPGRGHAPSAPGPEC; from the coding sequence GTGACCTCAGCACCCCCCGTCGAGACGCACCGCACCGCCGGACCGGCGCACCCACCGGAACGACCGGACGGCCTCTCCGGCCCCGGCCCCGCGTGGTCCGGCCTCCGGGCTCTCGTCGGCCACCTCCGACCGCAACGCGGCCGCATGCTCGCCGGTGTCGGGCTCGGCCTGCTCGGCAGCCTCCTGGGTCTGGCCCAGCCGATGGTGGCCAAACAGGTGATGGACACCATCGGCCAAGGGCGGCCGGCAGCCGGCCCCGTGGTGCTCCTCAGCACGCTGGTGACGGTCGGCGGACTTCTCGCGGGCCTCGGCCACTACGTGCTCGACTGCTCCGCCGAGTCCATCGTCTGCACCGCCCGCCGCCGACTGACCCACCTTCTTCCGCGCCTGCGCGTGCCGGTACTCGAAAACACCGAGCCGGGAGACCTGATCGCCCGTGTCACCTCGGACACCGCGTTGCTGCGGCGCGCCGCCCCCCAGGCCGTGTCGGCCGCGGTCACCGGCACTCTGATCACCGCGGCGACCGTGGTGATGATGGGGGTGCTGGACGCCGTCCTGCTCGCCGTCACCCTCATCGTGATCGCGTTCGTCGGCCTCGTCGTCCTGGTGGTGTCCCCGCACATCGGCCGGGCCACCCGGCACACCCAGGAAGCCGTCGGCCGCCTGGGTGCCGGGCTCGAACGGACCCTGGGTGCCCTGCGCACCGTAAAGGCGGCGGGCGCCGAGCATCGGGAGACCGCCGCACTGCACCATGCGGCCGAGTACGCCCGCCGCACGGGCGTGCGCGCCGCCGCGTGGGAGGCGGTCTCCGCCACCCTGTCGGCCATCGTCCTCCAGGTCTGTTTCCTGGTCGTCCTCGGAGTGGGCGGCGCACGCGTCGCCTCCGGCGCCATCGGCGTCTCCACGCTTGTCGCCTTCCTTCTCTACCTCTTCGCCCTCACGCCCCGGATCGGCCAACTGGTCGAAGGGGTAAGCCAGTTGCAGATCGGGGCGGCCGCCGCGGTACGCATTCGCGAAGCCGAGACGCTGGAGGCCGAGGAAGCGGGGGCTGCGGAAGCAGGGTCCGCGCAACCGGAGGGTACGGAACGACGCGGCGACGAGGCGGCCGCGGCTCCGCGGCGGCCCCCGGCCCCGCATGGACAGCGCGCATGCCCCGCCACCGTGGCCTTCGAGCACGTACGCTTCACGTACCGGCCGGGTCTCCCGCCGGCCCACCAGCACGTCTCCTTCGCCCTTCCCGCCGGAGGCATGACTGCGCTCGTCGGGCCGTCCGGCGCAGGCAAGACCACCGTTCTCGCCCTCATCGAGCGTTTCTACGAGCCGGACACCGGCCGCGTACTGCTGGACGGCAGGGACGTGCGCCAGTGGCCCCTCGGTGAACTCCGCGCCGCCATCGGCTACGTCGAACAGGACACACCCGTACTCGCCGGAACCCTGCGCGACAACCTGACGCTGGGCGCAGCCGACGTCACCGACGACCAGGTCGCCCGGGTGCTGCGCCTGGCCCGGCTCGACACCGTCACGGACCGCCTGCCGCACGGTCTGGACACCCAAGTCGGCCACCGCGGCAGCCGGCTCTCCGGCGGTGAACGGCAACGGGTGGCGATCGCCCGGGCCCTGCTCCGCCGGCCCCGGCTGCTCCTGCTGGACGAGGCCACCTCCCAACTCGACGCGTCCAACGAGGCAGCCCTGCGCGACACCGTCACAGACATCGCGCACCGCACCACCGTCCTGGTCGTAGCGCACCGCCTGTCCACCGTGACCACCGCCGACCGCATCCTGGTCATGGAAGCCGGTCGGGTACGGGCGCTGGGAACCCACTCCGAACTACTGGCACGTGACTCCCTGTACGCCGAATTGGCCAGCACCCAACTGATCGGCCCCGGGCGAGGACACGCCCCCTCGGCCCCGGGGCCGGAGTGCTGA
- a CDS encoding IS630 family transposase: MSRPGPKIAPLSVTDAQRAVLEGWVRRRTTAQALAQRSRIVLECAEGRSILEVSRRLRIAPDTVRTWRRRFLERGLDGLCDEPRPGVPRKITDADVERVIVKTLEERPKNATHWSTRSMAAATGMSQSAVSRIWRAFALAPHRTQTFKLSTDPLFIDKVRDVVGLYLDPPEKALVLCVDEKSQIQALDRSQPVLPMMPGVPERRSHDYVRAGTTTLFAALEVASGKVFGSLHRRHRAVEFKKFLARLDKEVPAGLGVHLILDNYATHKTPAVKTWLLAHPRFHLHFTPTSASWLNLVERWFAELTQKKLKRGVHRSVQALERDIRAWLADWNEHPRPFLWTKSADEILDKVAAYCHRISDSGH, from the coding sequence ATGAGTCGTCCGGGTCCGAAGATTGCGCCGTTGTCGGTCACTGATGCCCAGCGGGCTGTGCTGGAAGGCTGGGTGCGTCGGCGTACGACGGCTCAGGCGCTGGCTCAGCGGTCGCGGATCGTGCTGGAGTGTGCCGAGGGGCGCTCGATCCTGGAAGTGTCGCGCCGGCTGCGGATCGCCCCGGACACGGTCCGCACCTGGCGGCGCCGTTTTCTGGAGCGCGGGCTGGACGGCTTGTGCGACGAGCCGCGGCCGGGTGTCCCGCGCAAAATCACCGACGCGGATGTCGAGCGGGTGATCGTCAAGACGCTGGAGGAGAGGCCGAAGAACGCCACCCACTGGTCGACGAGGTCGATGGCGGCGGCCACGGGCATGTCGCAGTCGGCCGTTTCGCGGATCTGGCGGGCGTTCGCCCTGGCCCCGCACCGCACGCAGACGTTCAAGCTGTCCACCGATCCGTTGTTCATCGACAAGGTCCGCGATGTAGTGGGGCTCTACCTCGATCCGCCGGAGAAGGCCCTGGTGCTGTGTGTGGACGAGAAGTCGCAGATCCAGGCGCTGGACCGGTCCCAGCCGGTCCTGCCGATGATGCCCGGGGTGCCCGAGCGGCGCAGTCACGACTATGTCCGGGCCGGCACCACGACGTTGTTCGCCGCCCTGGAGGTGGCGAGCGGGAAGGTCTTCGGCTCGCTGCACCGCCGGCACCGGGCCGTGGAGTTCAAGAAGTTCCTGGCCAGGCTGGACAAGGAGGTCCCGGCCGGCCTCGGCGTGCATCTGATCCTCGACAACTACGCGACGCACAAGACGCCCGCGGTCAAGACGTGGCTGCTGGCGCACCCGCGCTTCCACCTGCACTTCACCCCCACCAGCGCGTCCTGGCTCAACCTGGTCGAGCGCTGGTTCGCCGAACTGACACAGAAGAAGCTCAAGCGCGGCGTCCACCGCTCCGTCCAGGCCCTCGAACGCGACATCCGGGCCTGGCTGGCCGACTGGAACGAGCACCCACGCCCCTTCCTCTGGACCAAATCCGCCGACGAGATCCTCGACAAAGTCGCCGCCTACTGCCACCGGATCTCTGACTCAGGTCACTAG
- a CDS encoding MFS transporter, with amino-acid sequence MISRSGGVVATAYLSLFMVSADNSIINTAVPSISAALDASTPAVQLAIDAYMLVFASSLIIAGGAVDRMGVRRSYAVGVGVFTAASLLGAFAPSVPALVLSRAGMGVGAAFIVPSIFGLFATELTDDGRRRVLALWPAVVGLGVAIGPVLGGLLLTRFWYGSIFLINVPVGVVALIGTATLIRRREPVSTPARPDLVGAVLLLTGVAALASAIIFAADGGLPGWLRCAFGAAGLLALIGYTAHERRTDRPLFDLGYFRVRTFTGAVVAMSGLFFALFGTVFLAGQFTQYGLGWSPLAAGAGLLPLAVGLTAASLSCAAVTARAGARATVVTGLGLGAAGCALCALAAADLRYPLLATGLLCCGLGMGLSVGPALTLIVTSLRPADSGVGSSVNAMFQQICGAGGVAVMGLVFSAGYGSRIASAPGLPTTAGSIGDDHELLAHGSGQATAWFADAVSSGLLAAWITGAVVAAVAALAALAILPTAPSTRVTPRPRKVNA; translated from the coding sequence GTGATCTCGCGCAGCGGCGGCGTCGTGGCCACCGCGTACCTGAGCCTGTTCATGGTGTCCGCGGACAACTCCATCATCAACACCGCGGTACCGAGCATTTCGGCGGCACTGGACGCGAGCACACCGGCGGTACAACTCGCGATCGACGCGTACATGTTGGTCTTCGCCTCGTCGTTGATCATCGCCGGCGGTGCCGTCGACCGCATGGGCGTGCGCCGTTCCTACGCCGTGGGCGTCGGAGTGTTCACGGCCGCCTCGCTGCTGGGCGCGTTCGCGCCCTCGGTGCCTGCGCTGGTGCTGTCCCGCGCGGGCATGGGTGTCGGCGCGGCATTCATCGTGCCGAGCATCTTCGGGCTGTTCGCCACGGAGCTGACCGACGACGGCAGGCGGCGCGTGCTGGCGCTGTGGCCCGCTGTCGTCGGACTCGGCGTGGCCATCGGCCCGGTGCTGGGGGGCCTGCTCCTGACCCGGTTCTGGTACGGATCGATTTTCCTGATCAACGTGCCGGTCGGGGTGGTCGCCCTGATCGGCACCGCCACCCTCATCCGGCGCAGGGAGCCGGTGTCCACCCCGGCGCGCCCGGACCTCGTCGGAGCGGTGCTGCTGCTGACCGGTGTCGCGGCGCTCGCCTCGGCGATCATCTTCGCTGCCGACGGCGGGCTCCCCGGTTGGCTGAGGTGCGCCTTCGGCGCCGCCGGTCTGCTCGCGCTGATCGGCTACACGGCTCACGAACGGCGCACCGACCGGCCGCTGTTCGACCTCGGTTACTTCCGGGTGCGCACCTTCACAGGGGCCGTCGTGGCCATGTCCGGTCTGTTCTTCGCCCTGTTCGGCACGGTATTCCTGGCCGGTCAGTTCACCCAGTACGGCTTGGGCTGGAGCCCCTTGGCTGCCGGTGCCGGTCTGCTTCCCCTCGCGGTGGGGCTGACCGCCGCCTCGCTGTCCTGCGCCGCGGTCACCGCCCGGGCCGGAGCCAGGGCCACCGTGGTGACCGGGCTCGGCCTGGGCGCGGCCGGCTGCGCCCTGTGCGCACTGGCCGCCGCGGATCTGCGATATCCGCTGCTCGCCACCGGACTGCTGTGCTGCGGGCTCGGCATGGGGCTGTCCGTCGGCCCCGCGCTGACGCTGATCGTCACCAGTCTGCGGCCGGCCGACTCGGGCGTCGGGTCCTCCGTGAACGCCATGTTCCAGCAGATCTGCGGAGCCGGAGGCGTCGCGGTGATGGGCCTGGTGTTCTCGGCGGGCTACGGGTCGCGGATCGCCTCGGCCCCCGGCCTTCCGACGACGGCCGGATCGATCGGTGACGATCACGAGCTGCTCGCCCATGGTTCCGGCCAGGCCACCGCGTGGTTCGCCGACGCGGTGAGCTCCGGCCTGCTCGCCGCCTGGATCACCGGCGCGGTGGTGGCGGCGGTCGCCGCCCTCGCCGCCCTCGCGATCCTGCCCACCGCCCCCAGTACCCGCGTCACTCCCCGCCCGCGAAAGGTGAACGCCTGA